A genome region from Maylandia zebra isolate NMK-2024a linkage group LG6, Mzebra_GT3a, whole genome shotgun sequence includes the following:
- the abcg2d gene encoding broad substrate specificity ATP-binding cassette transporter ABCG2d isoform X1 translates to MYKILCFWLQQRMMEKTSHINIAMIEDIGTNGMAVSKVGTGVDGTKQRCGSTVSFHNIQYKVQQQSGFLCKRKILSKEILVDLNGIMRPGLNAILGPTGSGKSSFLDILAARKDPAGLSGEVLIDGAPQPPNFKCLSGYVVQEDVVMGTLTVRENLRFSAALRLHVSVPQVEKEARVNHLIKELGLTEVADSKVGTQMTRGISGGERKRTNIGMELIIDPAVLFLDEPTTGLDASTANSVLLLLKRMASHGRTIIMSIHQPRYSIYRLFDTLTLLVSGKMVYHGPAPNALDYFANIGYACEAHNNPADFFLDVINGDFTATAMTKVHGSEDLDFKELSSSRQSIEERLVDEYKNSGYSSNTRAELERIVKDKRCGSLPKSRTITYNSSFFHQLRWVLHRTFQNLMLNPQTSVAQLGVNVFLALIVGAIFFGVKDDQSGIQNRMGALFFITTNQCFSTVSAAELFITERKLFVHEYISGYYRVSVYFLSKILSDIALRTVTSVIFSCVVYFLIGLKSTAEAFFVFMLTVTLVAYTATAMTMAISADQSVVALANILMTITFVFMMIFSGLLVNLPSTKDWLAWLKYFSIPRYGLAALKINEFVGLRFCEEVVIRNSNMSAMTANCTVKTAGQTCTGEQYLEYLGIDYTCWGLWENHVALTVMMIIFLIIAYLKLRFIKKFT, encoded by the exons ATGTATAAAATTCTGTGTTTTTGGTTGCAGCAGAGGATGATGGAGAAAACCAGTCACATCAACATTGCAATGATAGAAGACATCGGTACTAACGGGATGGCCGTGTCAAAGGTCGGCACGGGCGTGGACGGGACGAAACAGCGGTGCGGTTCCACCGTGAGCTTCCACAACATCCAGTACAAAGTGCAGCAGCAGAGCGGCTTCCTCTGCAAAAGAAAGATCCTCTCCAAGGAAATACTGGTGGACCTCAA TGGGATTATGAGACCTGGTCTGAATGCTATTCTTGGACCTACTGGAAGTGGAAAATCTTC ATTCTTGGATATTCTGGCTGCGAGGAAGGATCCCGCAGGTCTCTCGGGTGAAGTTCTCATTGATGGAGCCCCACAGCCTCCAAACTTTAAGTGCCTCTCTGGCTATGTCGTCCAG GAAGATGTGGTCATGGGCACCCTGACCGTGAGGGAGAATCTGCGTTTTTCTGCCGCTCTGCGACTGCACGTCTCCGTGCCTCAGGTCGAGAAGGAGGCTCGAGTCAATCACCTCATTAAAGAACTGGGTCTCACCGAAGTGGCTGACTCCAAG gtGGGCACGCAGATGACCCGAGGAATctcaggaggagagagaaagaggacaaACATCGGCATGGAGCTGATCATCGATCCTGCTGTCCTATTTCTGGATGAACCAACCACCGGGCTAGACGCAAGCACTGCTAACTCTGTCCTGCTCCTGCTGAAAAG AATGGCGAGTCATGGTAGAACCATAATTATGTCCATCCACCAACCTCGCTACTCCATCTACAGACTGTTTGACACTCTCACACTGTTGGTCAGTGGTAAAATGGTGTACCACGGACCAGCACCAAACGCTTTGGACTACTTTGCCAACATCG GCTATGCCTGCGAGGCCCACAACAACCCAGCTGACTTCTTTTTGGATGTGATTAACGGAGACTTCACCGCCACAGCAATGACCAAAGTGCACGGCTCTGAAG ATTTGGACTTCAAGGAGCTCAGTAGCTCCAGGCAGAGCATCGAGGAGCGCCTGGTGGATGAGTACAAGAACAGCGGTTACTCCAGCAACACACGAGCCGAACTGGAACGCATTGTTAAAGATAAGCGCTGTGGGTCCCTCCCAAAGTCCCGCACCATCACCTACAACAGCTCGTTCTTTCACCAGCTACGATGGGTCCTTCACAGAACATTTCAGAACCTCATGTTGAACCCCCAAACATCTGTGGCCCAG CTGGGAGTCAACGTTTTCCTCGCTCTCATCGTGGGAGCCATTTTCTTTGGGGTCAAAGATGATCAGAGTGGTATTCAGAACAG GATGGGCGCCCTCTTCTTCATCACTACCAACCAGTGTTTCAGTACTGTGTCTGCTGCCGAGCTCTTCATCACTGAGAGGAAACTCTTTGT GCACGAGTACATCAGCGGCTACTACAGAGTGTCTGTCTACTTCCTTTCTAAGATCCTGTCTGATATCGCTCTGCGCACCGTCACCTCTGTTATCTTCAGCTGTGTTGTCTATTTTTTGATTG GGCTCAAATCCACAGCAGAAGCCTTTTTTGTCTTCATGCTGACGGTGACTCTGGTGGCTTACACAGCCACAGCCATGACCATGGCCATCTCAGCTGACCAGAGTGTCGTGGCTCTTGCCAACATCCTCATGACCATCACCTTTGTCTTCATGATG ATTTTTTCAGGACTCCTGGTGAATCTACCCAGCACCAAAGACTGGTTGGCTTGGCTGAAGTACTTTAGTATTCCTCGTTATGGTCTTGCA GCCTTGAAGATAAACGAATTTGTGGGTCTGAGGTTCTGCGAAGAGGTTGTAATCCGAAACAGCAACATGTCAGCTATGACAGCCAACTGCACTGTGAAAACAGCTGGCCAGAC ATGCACAGGAGAGCAGTATCTGGAGTACCTGGGCATAGACTACACCTGCTGGGGTCTGTGGGAGAATCATGTAGCTTTGACTGTTATGATGATCATATTTCTCATCATTGCCTATCTGAAGCTTCGCTTCATCAAGAAATTTACTTAA
- the ppm1kb gene encoding protein phosphatase Mn(2+)-dependent 1K, which translates to MSTACLARLARCSGLHVGRAGLVQMSVVPLPVQHDSHFQFIFRKPFHTPSETRHSNTRFDPDSSGRPTTWDSFGIWDNRIDEPILLPPSIRYGKPIPKVSLSKVGCASLIGQRKDNEDRYRVSELTDRVLYFAVFDGHGGSEAADFCEKYMEKYITNLLADEENLELVLTKAFLEVDKALARHLHFSPNAPGMNAGTTATVALLRDGIELVVGSVGDSRVMLCRKGKALKLTVDHTPERKDEKDRIKKSGGFITWNSLGQPNVNGRLAMTRSIGDFDLKKTGVIAEPETKRVTLHNVHDSFLALTTDGINFIMNSQEICNVINQCHEPKEAAQRISEQAIQYGSEDNSTIIVVPFGAWGKHKSSDTSFSFSRSFVSSGRWA; encoded by the exons ATGTCAACAGCCTGTCTCGCACGCTTGGCAAGATGCAGTGGTCTTCACGTGGGTCGAGCCGGTCTTGTACAGATGAGCGTAGTCCCCCTTCCAGTCCAGCATGACAGCCACTTCCAGTTCATTTTCCGCAAACCGTTCCACACCCCGTCAGAAACTCGGCACAGTAATACACGCTTTGATCCAGACAGCAGCGGCCGCCCCACTACCTGGGATTCATTTGGAATCTGGGACAATCGTATCGATGAGCCCATCCTGCTGCCCCCCAGCATTCGTTACGGCAAGCCCATTCCCAAAGTTAGCCTATCCAAGGTAGGCTGCGCCTCGCTCATTGGTCAACGCAAGGACAATGAAGACCGCTACCGCGTCTCCGAGCTGACCGACAGGGTGCTCTACTTTGCTGTGTTTGATGGGCACGGTGGATCGGAGGCAGCTGACTTCTGTGAAAAATACATGGAAAAATATATCAC GAACCTTCTTGCAGACGAGGAAAATCTGGAATTAGTTTTAACAAAAGCCTTCCTTGAAGTAGACAAAGCTCTAGCAAGGCATTTGCACTTCTCTCCAAATG CACCCGGGATGAACGCAGGAACCACCGCCACCGTGGCCCTGCTGAGGGACGGCATCGAGCTGGTGGTCGGCAGCGTGGGTGACAGTCGTGTCATGTTGTGCCGCAAGGGCAAGGCCCTTAAACTCACTGTTGACCACACCCCTGAGAGAAAGGATGAAAAAGACAG GATAAAGAAGAGTGGGGGGTTTATCACCTGGAATAGCCTGGGGCAGCCAAATGTCAATGGCAGGTTGGCAATGACGCGTAGCATTGGAGACTTTGACCTGAAGAAGACGGGAGTCATTGCTGAACCTGAGACCAAAAGAGTAACG TTGCACAATGTCCATGACTCATTCCTGGCGCTGACCACAGATGGCATTAACTTTATTATGAACAGCCAGGAGATCTGCAATGTCATCAACCAGTGTCACGAACCCAAAGAGGCAGCACAGAGAATATCTGAGCAG gctATTCAGTATGGTTCAGAGGACAACAGCACAATCATCGTGGTGCCGTTTGGTGCCTGGGGAAAGCACAAGAGTTCAGACACGAGTTTCTCTTTCAGCAGAAGCTTCGTGTCCAGTGGTCGCTGGGCATAG
- the abcg2d gene encoding broad substrate specificity ATP-binding cassette transporter ABCG2d isoform X2, translating into MMEKTSHINIAMIEDIGTNGMAVSKVGTGVDGTKQRCGSTVSFHNIQYKVQQQSGFLCKRKILSKEILVDLNGIMRPGLNAILGPTGSGKSSFLDILAARKDPAGLSGEVLIDGAPQPPNFKCLSGYVVQEDVVMGTLTVRENLRFSAALRLHVSVPQVEKEARVNHLIKELGLTEVADSKVGTQMTRGISGGERKRTNIGMELIIDPAVLFLDEPTTGLDASTANSVLLLLKRMASHGRTIIMSIHQPRYSIYRLFDTLTLLVSGKMVYHGPAPNALDYFANIGYACEAHNNPADFFLDVINGDFTATAMTKVHGSEDLDFKELSSSRQSIEERLVDEYKNSGYSSNTRAELERIVKDKRCGSLPKSRTITYNSSFFHQLRWVLHRTFQNLMLNPQTSVAQLGVNVFLALIVGAIFFGVKDDQSGIQNRMGALFFITTNQCFSTVSAAELFITERKLFVHEYISGYYRVSVYFLSKILSDIALRTVTSVIFSCVVYFLIGLKSTAEAFFVFMLTVTLVAYTATAMTMAISADQSVVALANILMTITFVFMMIFSGLLVNLPSTKDWLAWLKYFSIPRYGLAALKINEFVGLRFCEEVVIRNSNMSAMTANCTVKTAGQTCTGEQYLEYLGIDYTCWGLWENHVALTVMMIIFLIIAYLKLRFIKKFT; encoded by the exons ATGATGGAGAAAACCAGTCACATCAACATTGCAATGATAGAAGACATCGGTACTAACGGGATGGCCGTGTCAAAGGTCGGCACGGGCGTGGACGGGACGAAACAGCGGTGCGGTTCCACCGTGAGCTTCCACAACATCCAGTACAAAGTGCAGCAGCAGAGCGGCTTCCTCTGCAAAAGAAAGATCCTCTCCAAGGAAATACTGGTGGACCTCAA TGGGATTATGAGACCTGGTCTGAATGCTATTCTTGGACCTACTGGAAGTGGAAAATCTTC ATTCTTGGATATTCTGGCTGCGAGGAAGGATCCCGCAGGTCTCTCGGGTGAAGTTCTCATTGATGGAGCCCCACAGCCTCCAAACTTTAAGTGCCTCTCTGGCTATGTCGTCCAG GAAGATGTGGTCATGGGCACCCTGACCGTGAGGGAGAATCTGCGTTTTTCTGCCGCTCTGCGACTGCACGTCTCCGTGCCTCAGGTCGAGAAGGAGGCTCGAGTCAATCACCTCATTAAAGAACTGGGTCTCACCGAAGTGGCTGACTCCAAG gtGGGCACGCAGATGACCCGAGGAATctcaggaggagagagaaagaggacaaACATCGGCATGGAGCTGATCATCGATCCTGCTGTCCTATTTCTGGATGAACCAACCACCGGGCTAGACGCAAGCACTGCTAACTCTGTCCTGCTCCTGCTGAAAAG AATGGCGAGTCATGGTAGAACCATAATTATGTCCATCCACCAACCTCGCTACTCCATCTACAGACTGTTTGACACTCTCACACTGTTGGTCAGTGGTAAAATGGTGTACCACGGACCAGCACCAAACGCTTTGGACTACTTTGCCAACATCG GCTATGCCTGCGAGGCCCACAACAACCCAGCTGACTTCTTTTTGGATGTGATTAACGGAGACTTCACCGCCACAGCAATGACCAAAGTGCACGGCTCTGAAG ATTTGGACTTCAAGGAGCTCAGTAGCTCCAGGCAGAGCATCGAGGAGCGCCTGGTGGATGAGTACAAGAACAGCGGTTACTCCAGCAACACACGAGCCGAACTGGAACGCATTGTTAAAGATAAGCGCTGTGGGTCCCTCCCAAAGTCCCGCACCATCACCTACAACAGCTCGTTCTTTCACCAGCTACGATGGGTCCTTCACAGAACATTTCAGAACCTCATGTTGAACCCCCAAACATCTGTGGCCCAG CTGGGAGTCAACGTTTTCCTCGCTCTCATCGTGGGAGCCATTTTCTTTGGGGTCAAAGATGATCAGAGTGGTATTCAGAACAG GATGGGCGCCCTCTTCTTCATCACTACCAACCAGTGTTTCAGTACTGTGTCTGCTGCCGAGCTCTTCATCACTGAGAGGAAACTCTTTGT GCACGAGTACATCAGCGGCTACTACAGAGTGTCTGTCTACTTCCTTTCTAAGATCCTGTCTGATATCGCTCTGCGCACCGTCACCTCTGTTATCTTCAGCTGTGTTGTCTATTTTTTGATTG GGCTCAAATCCACAGCAGAAGCCTTTTTTGTCTTCATGCTGACGGTGACTCTGGTGGCTTACACAGCCACAGCCATGACCATGGCCATCTCAGCTGACCAGAGTGTCGTGGCTCTTGCCAACATCCTCATGACCATCACCTTTGTCTTCATGATG ATTTTTTCAGGACTCCTGGTGAATCTACCCAGCACCAAAGACTGGTTGGCTTGGCTGAAGTACTTTAGTATTCCTCGTTATGGTCTTGCA GCCTTGAAGATAAACGAATTTGTGGGTCTGAGGTTCTGCGAAGAGGTTGTAATCCGAAACAGCAACATGTCAGCTATGACAGCCAACTGCACTGTGAAAACAGCTGGCCAGAC ATGCACAGGAGAGCAGTATCTGGAGTACCTGGGCATAGACTACACCTGCTGGGGTCTGTGGGAGAATCATGTAGCTTTGACTGTTATGATGATCATATTTCTCATCATTGCCTATCTGAAGCTTCGCTTCATCAAGAAATTTACTTAA